Part of the Zea mays cultivar B73 chromosome 4, Zm-B73-REFERENCE-NAM-5.0, whole genome shotgun sequence genome is shown below.
atcccccatccgggggcttggaagacgggaagacccggcgcttaagggaggaagaagacatggtcgccttacgaaaggagcctccctccttttaaaggcaactccccctacgtgcgcccccaggcgccgcgggccgagtcttctccaacacgctccaaggccctcccctgcgactcgggggctgggtcccgcatgtcatgcaagccggctcagggcagaagaagccaaaccgccgtgcatggtgcgcacgaccgtccagcggttacaggcgaccccccatttccgcccagaccaacgggcagaaggggcgagcagccatgcaggcggcatgcaaccgcgctagatggacgcgcttctccaacttctgacacgccagcctggggcccaggcccacgcgtcgagcaactggcacgccagttgctgcatgcaagcaaccgcaccgccacttgtgccaccgtcgcgcctcttcggttgcgaagcctatgccacgactcgaggcgacccaacagcgccagactggcgcgtcggtcaaagcgaccgaaagtgggccggcagtaatagcggtggcaggcgggcgggcgcagcggtcacgtcgtcagccaggctcacgtcccatcctgagacagcaagagagcctcctctcacggcgtgaagacggtgcacccgtgacccgttcctcgaacggatcacccgcgcgcaacggccgccccgccaaccactcgccccgtcgcattaactccgcggcgggacacgcggcgcttctggcgggaggagcgcgcgacgcttcaccttcgccttaataaccgcgtcagaaaaggtacgccacgtcgtctgatttcgtatccttttccgttttcctctttctctatctcttgcaacagggaccggggaagggggataccccgagagggatccttctccgcgaaagaaccgggctccgcgccccccattactgatcaggggttcgaaggctggccccccgagggttcaacagccgcctcagatcgcgtgggcccgacacccactactggtcaggggttcgaaggccggccctccgaagggctccacggccgcctcaggctactcgggctccgcgcccattactgatcaggggttcgaaggctggcccccgaagggttcacagtcgcctcagacaccgagcgagggatgaccaggggtacgttcgatacataaccgaggctcgggctgcgctcccgaggtaccctaggacatatccgagaccagcgggaacgatcttgtaacggaatcccatcggagggaggcatcgagccctcggaccccatcgccaggggaccgggtccggcaagtcacccgcaggtacttttgggcgtgcctctgggcccctagtcgacccccaacgaacggggcacggacgtccactcggattacccgcttgcagctcaccggagacaccatgttcggtgcccatcgagggtaacatggcgcactccccccctcctccttgcggaaaggcgacgtaggggcgtatgtaaaaagccaagtctgtccctgatcgtcctctcgccctgtgcagaggctcaggggctgctctcgcaaaaaccggctccggccaaatcgttgacagcgtcaacataccagcccgagagcttgggccccgaccgtgcacccgggctacggccagttcgcatgagggaacgaccagaccagccgaagcgttaagcgaagtattaagacctcgaaggagtgtaaccactcctccgaggcctcgggggctacacccggcgggtgcgctcgcgcgcacccaccggaacgaaatgcaaccgagaaaggctggtccccttgcaaaaaagtgcgacaaaagcctccaagcgagtgctaacactcccttcgaggctcgggggctactgtcggggaccataattaggggtaccctcaagacgcctaattctcagctggtaacccccatcagcataaagctgcaaaggcctgatgggcacgattaagtcagggatcagtccacacgagtgactcgatcacgcttcacccgagcctagcctcggccgaaggcagccgacctcgagagacttccgtctcgcccgaggccccctttttatggcggacacatcaccggcttgcccaaggccttggcttcgctcagaagcaaccttgactaaatcaccacaccgactgaccaaattgcaggggcatttaacgcaaaggtggcctgacacctctatcctgacacgcgcccccggcagagccgaggtgaccgccgtcactccaccgctccactggccagtctgacagaaggacagcgccgcctgcgccactccgactgcagtgccactcgacagagtgagtctgacaggcaactaggccttgccaaaggcgccacagcgaactccgctccgcccgaccccagggctcggactcgggctaagacccggaagacggcgaactccgctccgcccgaccccagggctcggactcgggctaagacccggaagacggcgaactccgctccgcccgaccccagggctcggactcgggctaagacccggaagacggcgaactccgctccgcccgaccccagggctcggactcgggctaagacccggaagacggtgaactccgctccgcccgaccccagggctcggactcaggctaagacccggaagacgacgaaactccgcctcgcccgaccccagggctcggactccgccctggcctcggccggacgacttccgcctcgcccgaccccctggctcgggctcggccacggcaactgaaggcaagactcaacctcggcttcggaggaaaccccacgtcgccctgcctagagcacagaccgccacgtcaacaggaaacgtcatcatcgccctaccccgaatcgactcgggtcacggagaacaagaccggcgtctcgtccagccagctccgccagaggggcaatgatggcgctccacgagctctatgacgacggcggcccccagctctcttacggcagcaggacaacgtcagcagggactcgaccgctccaacagctgtccctccatcaggctccgccgcaccaccgatagccacgacatcacgccagcaggatgcccagatctctccggctgccacatcggcatgtacctagggcactagctctccctccgctagacacgtagcactctgctacatccccattgtacacctgggtcctctccttacgactataaaaggaaggaccagggccttctcagagaaggttggccgcgcgggaccgaggacgggacaggcgctctcttggggccgctcgcttccctcacccgcgtggacgcttgtaacccccctactgcaagcgcacctgacctgggcgcgggacgaacacgaaggccgcgggacttccacctctctcacgctcggctccggccgcctcgcctctcccccctccgcgctcgcccacgcgctcgacccatctgggctggggcacgcagcacagtcactcgtcggcttagggacccccctgtctcgaaacgccgacactatggCTTAAGACTGACTTTAGTTAAGTAAGTTATTACCTCCCAAGCAGTCTACCTTCTCTCTGCTTTACGGGCTCCTAAGGAAATATTGAATTTAATTGGCTCAAGAAGGAAAAAATCCTTTGGGCTGGGTGTGCGCAAATTACGGGAGGTAAATGCAAGGTAAATTGGATATGTTCCGCAAGGCCAAAAGAGTGTGGAGGCTCGGGTATCCTTCATTTAACCAAATTCGCAAGGGCCTTGCGTTTGCGTTGGCTGTGGCAAGAATGGGCTTCATCAGCTAGGTTCTGGACGGCCTCGAAACTCCCTTGCATGACAAAAGACCGACAGCTCATCGCAACAACGACATCGATTTTGGTGGGAGACGGAACAAAGGTGTCCTTTTGGAATGATGCGTGGGCGCAAGGGTTAAGACCGAAGGACATTGCGCCTCTCATTTTCAATGTGTCCCGAAGAAAGAACAAATCTTTGAGTGAAGCGCTGTTGAATCATACTTGGATTAGGAACCTCGACCTATTTTCTGCTGAGGTGACAGAACAACACATTGTGGAGTACTATAGGCTTTGGTCAATATTGCAAAGAATATCCTTGCAACCGTGTATTTGCGACTCTATTAGTTGGAAACTCTGAGCAGACCGACAATATTTAACGAAATCAGCAtaacttgcccaattcctcggctCTAAGCTTAAAAATATGAATTGGATCATTTGTAAGGTATGGACGCTACCGAAATGCAAATTATTCAGTTGGTTAGCCATCCAAAATAGAATTTGGACAACAGATCATCTTGTGAAGAGGGATTGGCCCCACAACGCTGCCTGTGCATTGTGTGGGCAAACTTTAGAGTCAGGATTGCATCTCTTTGTTGATTGTCGTTTAACCAAGCGGCTTTGGAAAGAGGTGGCTGTATGGGCAGCGGTTGAGGGTCTTAGTCCAAGTAACTAGGACCGCAGTGAGTCTGTCCTACAATGGTGGACGTCCCTAGCTACAACTCAAGATTGCAACAGGAAGGGCTTGAGAAGCCTCTTAATTCTAGTGAATTGGACCGTCTAGCGTGAGAGAAATGTTAGAATTTTCGACCATAAGTCCTCCACATGCCCTTAGATTCTCGCACCTATTATATCTGAGGCATCGGCTTGGATACGTGTAGGAGCCAAACAGCTGGCTAATCCCCTAGCCTCTCTTTAGTTTTGTGTGTTTGAACTTGGCTTTTCTCCTAATCTCCTTTCAGTTTAGTCTTGTGTGTTTGTGTTTTTCGGCTTGGTCCTGCTTTTGTGGGGTGTGCTTTTGTGGGGTGTCTTTGTATTTTAAACCTCGCCCCCTTTGGGCTCCCATCTTTTTAATATAACGGGTAGATCTCCTGCCGGCCCGTTTAAAAAAAATATATagttgtcgctagcattataaaaAATCTCAACAACTTTCTGCCAAGATGCATATATATATCTGGTTGTTACAATGGAAGGAAACCCTAGCAACATCACTGTGACGAGGGAAAGTTTTTTTATTCAAGGTTCAATAACCACCCTGTCAACTATCTTTGCACCCCTTCCTTTGGCCATATAGAGTCCAATATGATGCATCAGATCCTGCAATATTGAATGGTAAGTTGATTGTAAGGTTCTCCCTTCAGCATCTCTTAGAGAGCATCCAGTTAATGTCGAGTAATGTTTTACTGGTTCCACAAGAATGTTATCTGCAGCTGATGATTGTGAAAACTTAACACAAGAACAATATCTTTTAGCCCCTAAAGTTTCACATAATAGGACTATAGGAGGGACAGAGCCTACTGATTAAAATAAATTAAACTAAAGAAGGTGGTATATGTTCATTTGGAAACCAAATGGTTCTCTTTCTTTTTTGTATGTGCAAACTATTCTTGATGCTGGCATGAAATAAATTTTGTAAAGGTGCTGTATTTTCCAAAAAAAACTCCTCAGACAACAACCACCCTATCTTGAAAATTTCTAGGTTAAGTTTTTCACCGAGGATAATTTTTCATTCATTCTTCTATCTATATATAAAAATGTGATTGTGGCCATCTGAAGATTCCCAGTGTACGATTGATTTTTTGAATGTATGGCCGTCAGTGATCCGGTACCTGTGGATGGGCAAGAGCTCCTTTGATATTAGTAGCAATCTCAACAGGAAGGTCATATGTAGCACACCCCCCTGAATAAATCACGACATCCTGTAATGGAGGCACTCGGTCAATATTTCGAGCAGCCAGAGTTGAGCTTGCAAAATCCAAAACACAGATGTCCGTGCATATCCCGAGCACCAAGACCTGCATTGAGCCGATCCCCCCCAAGTCATACACAATAGGGTAAAGTCTATCTCTGAAATCTTCTGTATCAAGACAACTCACAGTTTTTATCTGATATTTTCCAATCCAATCAGCAAAAACACTAGACCCGTCCTTCTCTATGCAGCTGATATACCCATCAATACAACTTTTCCTCTTTATAGTCACATTTGGCTCCTTTTCCAACCACTCCAGATCTGCACATTGCAAAATGAAATTGGTCACACAGAAAATCAATCATATTCCATTGTTCTTCTCATGTACCGTCAGTAGTTAGGTTTAAGGAATGGAGTGCTCCATCATCTTGTCGCTCCTCACTTTTTTTTGGTTTTGTTGAAATAAAACGGATTGATTCTAGCTAATAATTAGTACAAGCACAAGGAATGAGGTGATTCCACCAAAATTCATCAGATGGGCTCGTGACACGCCACCTCATTTGGAATGTGTTTGGTTCCTAAAACCAAACACACTCCAACAGGAAATAAAGCTAAGCCCCAAGTTGAGCAAGCAAACACTTCTGAAATATAAAGGGTGGGTTTGGTTTAGCACCAACCTGGAACAAAGTCCTCCTCCCCAGTACCAATAATACAATGAGGGGGATATGGTGGTTCCGGCTTATCTGGATAATGGGTATCCAGGAATGCAAATATTGGTAGGTTTCTATCACAGAACAGCTTAGAGAGCCTCGCGGCCTCTTCCACCATCTTACTGATCTGCTTGTTTGGTGCAACAGGAGCCTGTGAATGAAAAGCATAAATGACTAAAATGCTCTGTATAAAACAATAATCAAACCTACTAATAGCACGGCGCATGAACTAGAAAAGGGAACAGGAACTTGCGTAATTGCAAGGACAATGCAAACGAAGAGAACATGCTAATGTAACGATGACAGCATGTGTTTTACTAGATAACAACAAAACGGTCTCACTCTCATAGGATCGGCAGAAATTTCAGGTCTGCTACTACTTGTACAGTTGTACTGTGCATACCCAAACACTGGTCGAGAGTTTTTTTATACTGACCAGGAAATAGATTAAAAAAATAGGTCGAGGGAAGAGAAAGGAAATATACAACGATACAACCGAGGAGGATATATCCAGTGAGCGATCACTTCTGTCCCTGTTACAGATTCCTACAAAATCGCTGCACTCCCTTCCTTCCCATGAAACCAAACGATTCTAGTGTTATGATGATCGAGCGAGGAACAGAACGGAATCACGATACGGGGGGAAAAGAAAGGGGCGAGAACCGAGAAGCGGTGGTGGGTAAAGAGGAGGCGGCGGCTCACGAGGTTCCCGGCGCCGACGGTGCAGAAGCCGTTGCAGAGGTCGACGAGGACGAGCCCGACGCCGCGCGGCGGGAGAACGAACTCCCCGTCGGTCTGGAACGGGATCTGCGACCGGAGTAGGTCCACGGCTGCGGCGTCGGCCTCCGTCCCCATTCTCCTCTTGTCGTGCATCGACCGGAGCAAAGATGCAGCCGAGTAGAAGTCTATATAATTTTCGCGGTCAAGCGTCCACACTGACCTCTTTTTGTGGAGCGTGTTTGGTTTGGTTCGTGGAACGAACGGGGATGGAACAGAGGACAACGTGGGAACGGCGTCGACGTTCATCAGCACTCTAGCCAAAGTTTATCCAAAAATAATATTTTACACATCCAAAAATAATATTTTACACTATAGACTACGACTACACTGTTTACAGATTAGAGTTTAAATAAAGTTATGAATAATGAATAAAGGTGCTGGAGATAGCCTCACGTTGATTTTTAACAGAGCAAAGCGATTTTTTTTATAGTACGCAAAACCTTTTAGCGACCAGTCTGAAAAAAAAAACTGAAACCAACCGGACCGTAGTCTCCTGATGTGACCTCTGGACAATCAACCTGACCCCTCCTTTGTCTCTTGCTAGCACGTGGCAAGAATCTCGCTATATTTAGGACCATTGTCGCTATCTAAAGCACTGCCAAGTCATATGACTCAGGAGAataaatatagagaccatataggTTTGTTTTGCTGAAAACATTAGAATTATACCATCAGCAGTTCCACAACCATCGCCCATCAGCAAGCATAACAAACAGGAAGCGCTGTCGCTTCCGCTGGATCAGGTACTAGTGATCAAACTGTGAAATCCTATACCACCCACATCCACCAGAACATAGCTGGAGAAAAACATCAGGGGTTCAAGACCTAGCATTCTAGAGCAAAGCAGCAAGCAGAGCTGCGGGATTCTTCAATGCACTCCCAGCTGCGGGATCGCTGGCTCGTCTCTCAGCTCAAATGTAACTGGATTGTTCTCCAAAGATGGGTACTGGTCAAGCTGATCATAGGCAAGACAGTCTTCATCCAGCTTTGCTTTACCATCTGCATGGTGCAATCAGAAATGAAATATCCGAACTGAAATATTTCGAAAAGAAGAGAAAACACAAAAGAGACAAGAATAACAGCTTGGACGATAGTCGTGATAGCAACACTTAGCAAGTACAGCAGGTAAAACACGATTGACAAAACACACAAGGGAAAAACTCACCTACTGAACTAGGGAGATCCCAACTGATGTCCCGGAGAATCTCAGGTTCCAGCTCCAGCACTTTTGGTTCATATAAAACCTCCTGAAATCATAAAAGAGGCATGAATGATGTTTCTCATATGACAGTCCGGCAGTGCATGGGAGAATAGAGAGGAAAAGGTAAAAAATGATGTGGTCTAGAACATCATCTTTCTAGTAATATGCTGCTATTTGCTTCGATGTATAACAAGAGCATAGCTATATGTATAACAAGAGCAAATCAAATGACTGGATGCCAATTCATTTTGTTCGTGTAAATGATGAATCAAGAGCATGGCATAATTCAAATGCATAGGCACAGACAGATGAGAAGATGGCTAAGAAAATAACATGAGCCAACTGTTTTTGAACTTCTACTCATGCTTTCATGATTTTTATTGACCATAaataagctacatgggagacctgTTTTTCTTCCTAAAACAAACCAACAATTGGACAATACATATTCATACATAGCCAGCTTCCTTCAGTACTTTGGGCATAGAGAAATTTCCAATATCCAGAAATGGCCTGATTATTTAGAAGTACTGTCAATTTCAGAATATACTTATTATAATAAGCAAATGTTGCAAGTAGAGAGCCAGATTCATAATTCCCAGAATGCTACCTCACAAACATAGTTTTGTCAAAACTCAAAACTGTAAGGTACTGGAGCGGACTAGTGACAACTGTATCAGTTAACAAGGGgaaatgcacaatcaagtaaCACATACTTTTCTCATTCTAATATATCATTCTTAATAATAACAAATCCCGTTTGCTTAATTATGAGCTTGTATGGGACTGACAGTCATACAGAAATGGGGTCATGGTTTTGTAAAATAAATCAATGATAACATAGTTCAACCGTATGAACCACCTACACAAACTGTGAAAAATATTGTTTGCAGTTGAGCCACATACCCTAGCTGGAAACATCAGAGAATCAAATACCGTATCTGACCAACCACGCAAGGCTGAGTTTACTGACGCCACTTTCTTCTTGACACCTAAATAACATGCACAGTTAGCCATATATAGACATGACAAAAAAAACATACACACATTTAAGAACCAAGAGCAATCGTACGTTTGGCTAGCAGATCCTTATCAACCTTCTGAGAATCATTTTGTGTTGAGTGAAACCCTTCCACCCCATCCTTAGCCCACTCATGACACAGTTTGATATCTTCATCAGATAATATTTTCACTGGGTTCTGTGACCTCTGTTTCTGGGTAGATTTCTCTTTCGTGATGGGCCTGTCCTTCAAAGCAGTGCCTTTAATAGTGTTGGTCACATTACTAAAAGCCTTGCGCTGGGACCTCTCTTTCAGGGTGGAAGTGCCCTTCAAACCTGTGCCTTTGGCAAAGTTGGACAAATCctgaagagctctcctctctagatTCCCAGGATTCTCCGACGGCTTCAGCCCTTTGGTCCTTGATCCAGCAGCCCTCTTACCTGAACATTTAGATAAAAGAGATGTATCTAATTCAGGAAAAATCCTTTTCACGAATTAGTTTTTGATAAAAATGCAATCTCACCTCTATTTATCTGTTGGTTCTCGTCAACAAAAACAGAAGCTGGAGTTGGGAAGGCCATGATGGACCAGACAGCTTCTTTCTCTACCTTGAAAGCCGGGCTAAAATCCAATTGACTGATAAAGAGAAACTAATCATAATATAGAAATAATAAATGCTGACTTCTATACGGTATTTCTGAATTCTGATGTACAGAAACTGAACAAGATTTGAAATAAGCTCTGAGAGGCTTAATTTAATATGGATTTGAAGTACCACTAAACTGCAAACATACTAAACTGGATCAGAATTCAGAAGTACACAACCAGGGGAAGAGTTGCATTTCATCTTACAGAGGTCGATTATGAAATTCCATGTAGCAAAACTGCATAACGAGTACCTCCATTCTAGAATATTTGTCACCCGAtagttcatttttaaactaaaccgtgacaaataaaaaagaaccgaGGAGTACGATTTACCAAGGGGAGACAGTGCCTAGATAGGATCCTGGTGATGTGGCTGTGCAGACTTTATTTGCACACCTATGTGATAGCACTTTCCATTGAGATGACATAGACGGAAGCACCACTAAATTAGTGAACCCAACAACATCAAAAGTTCAAAATGCACATATCCTCTACTATCAAGCCAATCAAGATCTAACTGGCATTTTGCATAAGCATCCGATCTGCATCTGCAAACAAATTAACAATGAAAGAGTCTTCGAACCGCTCCTAAATGATGGATTATGAACCCCACTGAGACCTTGTGTGCCCTCAAGAAGAGAAGGGCCACGGAGGGCTAAGCTCGGAACAGCGAACAAATCCACATACAGGGCATCCCAAGAATAGACCAAACGGACCGAAGTACGTTAGGCTTTCGCTTCAGTGGTTCACATCACAGCGAATGACGGCAAAAAAAAAAGGAAGGAATGGAGGGGGAGAGCGCTAGGGTTTACCAGGACAGGAGAAATCAGGTCGATCTCCACTAGCGGATTCAGCAGCAAGGAGAACGAGGACCGGAGAGCAACCCGCGACAGCGTGCCCCGGTGGAGTCGACGGCGCCAGTTCAACGGGACGAGAAAGGGTTTCTTCTTGCCAAGTATTCGGCGTGCGTGGTAGTTGCGGGAAGCAAGGTGGAGAGGAGGCAGAAAAGCTTTTCTGGTGTGCGCTGCTGCTGCGACTGCGAGGAGGGGAAAAAGGGTAGGGGAGCGCTCTTGGCAACGGTCGGATTTTGGATCGGCTTCGGCTCGGCTCGGGAAACCCGTTCGATTAGTATTTTTTTTAGCCTTTCAACGGGCCGTTCCTGAACTGTGCACACTCCCCGCTCGGCCCATTGTTTCCATGTGAGCTAACATTGGGCCGGCCCAAGTCAGCACGTGATAACCCTAATCAGGAACCCTCGTGCCCGTGCGCATATATATCCCCTCTACTGGCCGAAACCCTTCACCTCGCCGGCGCCGCCATCCTCGATTCTCCAAACTCGATTGGTCGACGTGTTTCCGTTCCCTTCTAGCTTTTGTGAACCGTTAAGCTTGGCAATCCTTTTGTGTTGTTTTTTCATTGATTGCGCCATATTAGTGGTTTTGTGTTGAATTTTTCGTTGATCTAGACAAAAATCGTGTGTGGTTTGCAAGATCAGCTTCTTGTTTGGACCTTGAACTGGATCCGGTTCAGGCAATCGGCAATCATACTGCCATCTTGCGAGATTGAATCCGAGCCAGCTTAAACTCACCTGGATCTGACACCCTCGGTGATTTTCTGGGCCCTTTCGGCTGGCACATCTTTTCTACTACTTTCTAAAAGAAAGAACTGTTCGTCCTTTTTGGGTTGTGTTTCGTTGATGTTCGAGCACAGCAAACGCACTCTGTCCCAAAACCTCTCCATGTTTTGTGGCAATTTCTTCGTTTGCGAGAGGGATGTACCCAGAGATCTCGTCCGCGAGGGAGGCTTGCGCTCTGATCTCGTGGAGGATTTTTTGGAAACATGTGTTTGAGCCGTGTCTTATAGAATTTGTTTCTGATTTTGCGTAAAGTTTAGTATTATTCTTCCTTGTTGGTTGATATCCGAGATGATTATGCTCAAATGAAGAACGGTTAAAATTAAAATAATTCCATTAGTACAGGCTATAAATGCTTTAGGTTTTAAATGCTAAATGGTACTCGTACGAGTTTAGGGTTTAGATTATAGTATGTTCTGACCATATAATCTAAATTGTTTTGAACTATCTAGCCTTTGCTTTAGGTTTTAAATGCTAAATGGTACTCGTACGAGTTTAGGATTTGAGATTATAATATGTTCTGACTATAATCTAAATTGTTTTGAACTATCTAGCCTTTGGAGATTTATCACATGGAATGCAATTCCTCGATGCATTAATCATCAATGCATGAGATGAATATACAATTGTCAAAGCATCGATGTTTGAAATTGGCTTATGCTTCCCAAAACAAATTCATAGTTGTTAGATACGTTGCGGTTACTGGGGAAACACTTTTTAGTGGCATCAACATCTGAACGTCAACTGGGTTATCTCAAGATCCGTCGGTTTGTTGGCGAGCAAGCACGCATTACCGTACAGCATCTTCCACAGAACTT
Proteins encoded:
- the LOC100193981 gene encoding uncharacterized protein LOC100193981, translated to MAFPTPASVFVDENQQINRGKRAAGSRTKGLKPSENPGNLERRALQDLSNFAKGTGLKGTSTLKERSQRKAFSNVTNTIKGTALKDRPITKEKSTQKQRSQNPVKILSDEDIKLCHEWAKDGVEGFHSTQNDSQKVDKDLLAKRVKKKVASVNSALRGWSDTVFDSLMFPAREVLYEPKVLELEPEILRDISWDLPSSVDGKAKLDEDCLAYDQLDQYPSLENNPVTFELRDEPAIPQLGVH
- the LOC103653736 gene encoding nicotinamidase 1 — translated: MNVDAVPTLSSVPSPFVPRTKPNTLHKKRSVWTLDRENYIDFYSAASLLRSMHDKRRMGTEADAAAVDLLRSQIPFQTDGEFVLPPRGVGLVLVDLCNGFCTVGAGNLAPVAPNKQISKMVEEAARLSKLFCDRNLPIFAFLDTHYPDKPEPPYPPHCIIGTGEEDFVPDLEWLEKEPNVTIKRKSCIDGYISCIEKDGSSVFADWIGKYQIKTVLVLGICTDICVLDFASSTLAARNIDRVPPLQDVVIYSGGCATYDLPVEIATNIKGALAHPQDLMHHIGLYMAKGRGAKIVDRVVIEP